A genomic stretch from Primulina huaijiensis isolate GDHJ02 chromosome 14, ASM1229523v2, whole genome shotgun sequence includes:
- the LOC140957298 gene encoding protein JINGUBANG-like, producing MIHQKGPSIQDTILATPLLSSTSTPSNSSGRSSSDTDDSLETSFRFGLENLNFKIPSSPISGFESYKSLAVLSGHIGSVSCLALCGEFILSASQGKDIIVWQQPDLRKFAKFGQGDGSVKALITAGNRVFTAHQDSRVRVWKVSRSSENVIKLVDTLPTTKDYLGKFMSQGNYVQTRRHHKRLWIEHADSISCLAFSNGLLYSGSWDKTLKVWRTSDFKCLESIKAHDDAINGLFSSKGVVYSASADGKIKAWGIEGKNKMHSLKGILDGHKDISLNSVVVSDDSKVVFGGGSDGYIMGWIGNQDMDSWRMICEVKAHKMAVLCMCLMGDYLCSGSADRTISIWKREMNGMLSRHMVIQGHEGPIKCLQASPTRVGCGFMLYSGSLDKSVRVWWIPSASSSLQITQKKCAYL from the coding sequence ATGATCCACCAGAAGGGTCCTTCGATTCAAGATACGATTTTGGCGACTCCATTGTTGTCTTCTACCTCAACACCGAGCAACAGCAGCGGGAGAAGCAGTAGTGATACAGATGATAGCCTCGAGACATCATTTCGATTCGGATTGGAGAATCTCAATTTCAAGATTCCAAGCTCACCCATTTCAGGCTTTGAATCCTACAAATCTTTGGCAGTTCTTTCTGGGCATATTGGATCTGTTTCTTGCTTAGCCTTGTGTGGAGAATTCATTCTCAGTGCTTCACAGGGAAAAGATATCATTGTTTGGCAACAGCCTGATTTGAGAAAGTTTGCTAAATTCGGGCAAGGCGACGGTTCGGTCAAGGCTCTGATCACCGCAGGAAATCGGGTTTTTACAGCACATCAAGATAGTAGAGTCAGAGTATGGAAAGTTTCAAGAAGCTCCGAAAATGTGATTAAACTAGTTGACACTCTTCCAACTACTAAAGACTATTTAGGAAAGTTTATGAGTCAAGGTAATTATGTCCAAACTAGGCGGCATCACAAGCGTTTGTGGATCGAACACGCAGATAGCATTTCTTGTTTAGCCTTCTCAAACGGGCTATTATACTCCGGTTCTTGGGACAAGACTCTTAAAGTTTGGAGGACATCAGATTTCAAGTGTTTGGAATCCATCAAAGCTCATGATGACGCAATAAACGGGCTTTTTTCCAGCAAAGGGGTAGTGTATTCCGCCTCCGCGGATGGGAAGATCAAGGCTTGGGGTATAGAAGGGAAGAACAAAATGCATTCTCTCAAAGGAATCTTGGATGGCCACAAGGACATTTCATTGAATTCTGTGGTGGTTTCAGATGATTCGAAGGTCGTTTTCGGAGGGGGTTCAGATGGATACATAATGGGATGGATTGGGAATCAAGATATGGATAGCTGGAGGATGATTTGCGAGGTGAAAGCCCATAAAATGGCAGTTCTGTGTATGTGTTTGATGGGAGATTACTTATGCAGTGGTTCAGCTGATAGGACTATTAGTATATGGAAGAGAGAAATGAATGGGATGCTAAGTAGACACATGGTGATCCAAGGACATGAAGGACCAATTAAATGCTTGCAAGCATCACCGACAAGAGTAGGATGTGGATTCATGCTATATAGTGGAAGCCTTGATAAAAGTGTTAGAGTTTGGTGGATTCCTAGTGCTTCATCTTCACTTCAAATCACTCAGAAAAAGTGTGCATATCTTTAA
- the LOC140958001 gene encoding S-adenosyl-L-methionine-dependent uroporphyrinogen III methyltransferase, chloroplastic-like — translation NAVNCASHARKASPFTEKHSVERYERESWLYKNQLEQPFSSCPLNDKKLRDYDISSQLPELKKLLEVLSEKRRNENGFDKRGPGNVFLVGTGPGDPELLTLKALRVIESADLVLYDRLVSNDVLNLVGPDARLLYVGKTSGYHSRTQEEIHELLLSFAEAGATVVRLKGGDPLVFGRGGEEMDFLQQQGIEVKVIPGITAASGIAAELGIPLTHRGVANSVRFLTGHSRKGGTDPLYVAENVVDPDSTLVVYMGLSTLPSLASKLMHHGLPNDTPAAAIERGTTPQQRIVFAELQDLANEILSHHLVSPTLIIIGKVVALSPLWPHIVKETSLTSTLIESR, via the exons AATGCGGTCAACTGCGCTTCACATGCAAGAAAGGCGTCGCCTTTCACAGAAAAACACTCTGTTGAGAGGTACGAAAGAGAAAGCTGGCTGTACAAGAACCAGTTGGAGCAGCCCTTCTCGTCTTGCCCTCTAAATGATAAAAAACTCAGGGATTACGATATATCGTCGCAGCTTCCTGAGCTGAAGAAATTGCTAGAAGTTTTGAGTGAAAAGAGGAGAAATGAAAATGGGTTTGATAAGAGAGGGCCCGGGAATGTGTTCTTGGTGGGCACCGGGCCTGGGGACCCGGAGCTTCTGACGCTCAAGGCATTGAGAGTGATAGAGAGTGCGGATCTTGTATTGTACGATAGATTGGTCTCCAATGATGTGTTGAATTTGGTGGGGCCTGATGCCAGGCTTCTGTATGTTGGCAAGACTTCTGGGTACCATAGCAGAACTCAG GAGGAAATTCATGAGTTGCTTTTGAGTTTTGCTGAAGCTGGAGCCACTGTTGTGAGGCTTAAAGGCGGGGATCCATTG GTATTTGGAAGGGGTGGAGAGGAGATGGACTTTCTGCAACAGCAAGGAATAGAGGTGAAAGTCATTCCag GCATAACCGCAGCTTCTGGGATAGCCGCTGAATTAGGAATTCCATTGACACACCGTGGAGTTGCTAACAGTGTCAGATTTCTGACGGGACACTCCCGAAAGGGAGGAACCGATCCTCTATACGTGGCAGAGAACGTGGTCGATCCTGATTCGACTCTTGTTGTCTATATGGGATTGTCGACACTCCCTTCGTTGGCCTCCAAACTGATGCACCACGGCTTGCCAAATGACACACCAGCTGCTGCTATCGAGCGAGGAACCACGCCTCAGCAAAGGATCGTGTTTGCTGAACTGCAGGATCTTGCAAATGAAATACTGTCACATCATCTTGTGTCGCCAACATTGATCATCATCGGGAAAGTTGTTGCTCTTTCACCATTGTGGCCTCACATCGTTAAAGAAACTTCTTTGACTTCTACACTAATCGAATCCAGATAG